A segment of the Herpetosiphonaceae bacterium genome:
GCTGAACATCTAAGCGTTTCAGCGCCCGACAGCCTGAGGCACAGCGAGCGGTTTCCGGGTAGCGCAGACGAGCGTCCCAGGAGCCGCTCGCTGGCGAGCTGCCTGCTATGGTCCGGCAGCGCTAGGCGGCTGTGCGAGCGACGACACGGGAGAAGCTGAGGATACGCGACCAGCGCTCGACGTAAAAGCCTGCTTCCTCAAGCATCAGCGCCAGCTCTTTTTCGGTCGCCAGCCACGAGGGCCAGATCCGCTTGACCAGCGCAGAGGAGGACGCGGGCCTGATCGGATCGATCCAGACGAACCAGCCGCCCGGCCTGGTGACACGCTTGATCTCCGCCAGCGCCTCGCGGTAGCCCATCACATGATGCAAGACATACAGGCCGAGCACCAGATCAAAGGTGTGATCCCGAAAGGGCAACTGCTTGGCATCCGCCTGGGCCATCACGACTCGCTCCCCGACGCGCTGCTGATCGAAGTAGTGGCGAGTCATCGGCAAGATGTCCGCGTCGTAGTCGGTGGCGACCATCAGCG
Coding sequences within it:
- a CDS encoding methyltransferase domain-containing protein, which gives rise to MRPQTMRLEGLERQLIFNRLRAVIGERWELPGLIEGLALPEGSRCLEIGTGTGWGTLGVARHIRPALMVATDYDADILPMTRHYFDQQRVGERVVMAQADAKQLPFRDHTFDLVLGLYVLHHVMGYREALAEIKRVTRPGGWFVWIDPIRPASSSALVKRIWPSWLATEKELALMLEEAGFYVERWSRILSFSRVVARTAA